In the Acanthopagrus latus isolate v.2019 chromosome 23, fAcaLat1.1, whole genome shotgun sequence genome, one interval contains:
- the LOC119014487 gene encoding G protein-coupled receptor 183-like, with amino-acid sequence MEINASLPLNSTSSPTQFPLNTTADINATAKPFSVFDGCDHQVEGILFDLTLQIINVVVGIPANMLVIAILISHRKEPSTSDIFLGCLAFMDIYFGVMTPITFINLYHWKSKEVWSSIKFSYGVKDTSGPLFLSCICLDRFVAVLFPVMFGQLKHIKYRLSLSVLVFCLTFAYSAAKMVGGLPDFEKVFTGEILAAFVWMIVCNASILWALKKSRGAGKDEMHPMKKKAFKTVLFILWIIVLNYLPPVALFPFEDIYSPDVFRCYVQPVGFAFLNISSTIQPLSYLVRLEKVPFFSDTCIKKWCRRVSAERNENPPAPNQTQAQA; translated from the coding sequence ATGGAGATAAATGCATCTTTGCCTCTCAACTCGACCTCTTCTCCAACTCAATTCCCTCTCAACACCACCGCTGACATCAACGCCACAGCGAAACCCTTCAGTGTGTTTGACGGATGCGATCACCAGGTAGAGGGCATTCTCTTCGACCTGACCCTGCAGATCATCAACGTAGTCGTGGGAATCCCTGCCAACATGCTTGTCATCGCCATCCTCATCTCCCATCGCAAAGAGCCCTCCACCTCAGACATATTCTTGGGCTGCTTGGCGTTCATGGACATCTACTTTGGCGTCATGACCCCCATAACCTTCATCAACCTTTATCACTGGAAGAGCAAGGAGGTGTGGTCCTCTATTAAGTTCTCCTACGGTGTGAAAGACACCAGCGGCCCGTTGTTCCTCTCCTGTATCTGCCTGGATCGCTTTGTGGCCGTGCTATTTCCAGTTATGTTTGGGCAGCTTAAACACATCAAGTACAGGTTAAGTCTCTCAGTGTTGGTTTTCTGCCTCACCTTTGCCTACTCAGCAGCCAAGATGGTGGGAGGTCTTCCCGACTTTGAGAAAGTGTTCACCGGTGAGATCCTTGCAGCGTTTGTTTGGATGATTGTGTGTAACGCGAGCATCCTGTGGGCTCTGAAGAAGTCGCGAGGTGCAGGGAAAGATGAGATGCACCCCATGAAGAAGAAAGCCTTCAAGACGGTGCTGTTTATCCTTTGGATCATTGTGTTGAACTACCTGCCGCCTGTCGCGCTATTTCCTTTTGAAGACATCTACTCCCCAGATGTGTTCCGATGCTACGTGCAGCCGGTGGGCTTTGCCTTCCtcaacatcagcagcaccatCCAGCCACTTTCCTACCTCGTCCGTCTGGAGAAGGTGCCTTTCTTCTCAGACACCTGCATCAAGAAGTGGTGTCGTCGTgtctctgcagagagaaacgAAAATCCACCTGCACCGAACCAAACTCAAGCTCAAGCTTAG